A single Trachemys scripta elegans isolate TJP31775 chromosome 20, CAS_Tse_1.0, whole genome shotgun sequence DNA region contains:
- the AHDC1 gene encoding AT-hook DNA-binding motif-containing protein 1 isoform X1 — MNMLSLKVAGGAEGSMNLSGSKDSAPVEEKNLPRRAASEGLGAPQPADGSSLACQPIGLENGASPPAEWFQRAQGSGLRQPDSEADGGERNFKVNLHCKHSRPRELKCNSRSSKAEGPCIGFPDTHVSNCSTKRHPGEEEFRMRVKPPGPVVTSGAIRSSSDYVREPKFYQAGHPGQRPAACPAEKALSCSVLSFPEGSCPALGREHQSSSLLHGDPADRSQSLHALGPTKGEDFSSANALGCASDPRILVGGLDETAIHDRAPKTFSNATLASGRCNVDNIVSLLKSKCGNGRINLHPVVQLIDIMKDLNRLSEDLKNSGVHLDCGSLRLTNHPAPGEESRTPANTGDRDLQYSFFSSATLANSIRSPEERVGQCNAKPEPLRQTHSALSEEEMEGGRESPQLPGCQSSAAPASKPPGNPDEASCSEPDTTDYSELADADILSELASLGCPGAQLLETQSLEPQPQLLSAQELDSQSQLLDSQSLESQPRLLDAQTLEPLPESLELQSLEPLPESLGLQSLEPLSESLELQSLEPLSESLELQALEPLSEPLGLQGLDTLPESLDPQLLDSQAQLLDPEAQLLDPPSLGPLPKLLEPQPQLMVAEPLGSHALQPRLGSCRLGEVMKRGSCAGRGAGRGGDDHRKYALRRTDKPKMLGRRRRAGRGRRAEVSAESRVLPLAVPAEVATGPAEPSVSILLAAPIPEADDVQKAALQAKKGKCRGVRKMVVKMAKIPVSLGRRNKTTYKVSSLSSNLSVEGKELTARTSMEPTPLLKMKNNGRNVVVVFPPGEMPIILKRKRGRPPKNLLLGPGKPKEPTPEVKKRRRRKQKLASPQPSYIADTNDSKADYSDVLAKLAFLNRQSQCSGRCSPPRCWTPSEPESIHQAPDTQSISHFLHRVQGFRRRGGKAGGFGGRGGGHAARSSRCSFSDFFEGIGKKKKAPAAVHADPVHPRKRGRPEPDPVGKPKRKRRARKNGVLFPEQNPSQNFSDGTSEWAGDKGSPWAPHHGHLSSQASRNCSYQGAESRAFHSSALESSSSSRAGFFTGSNPSSQTEVNQERHNLFTGYFRSLLDSDDSSDLLDFALSASRSESRKSSATYTAPPNTMPSQRGLASYPGRSTKVTPPAAATTEAPFHAVMPSRQSFSHSRAAGYGVSQAASDCRGADAFQKLVPPSAVSRSPTTHPTATASYAQYGSYGSGQSVTPSSVFQPGKQYPAAQDCPNNKDCSFAYGSGNSLPSSPSSAHSAGYAQQTVGPSLPLSKASFFTSSEPGQFSSSSHTPLRCDSRASTVSPGGYMVPKGSASFQPSSENCRQFPSAAQWTFRQGYGGLDWSSEAFSQLYNPGFECHINEPNVILDISNYTPQKAKQQTVSETFSESSSDSTQFNQPAGYRRANSEASSSEGQSSLSSLEKLMMDWNEASSAPGYNWNQSVLFQSSSKPGRGRRKKVDMFDASHLNFSSSSSSSSVYPSKRSTGPRQPRGSRGACASKKERGTGKAKFPTKAQQVNALFQESTDLGLDYYSGDSSMSPLPSQSRGFGLGEREPGDYAGPYSMNPSTPSDGTFVQGFQSDSPGLGQTDLESKHFPALPHQLAAPAQQTVFEASLQKVFSPNCSPTLAFKEDLRPSDIRKLPACESLKHSMPGSGLAHPAHMACRDLPMPQPLYDSPSCKNPSYWYSPNSSTRSPPYENKPGAGLLVDFMGRADATCLNPHLSNPSKGEKEPLEMARAHHRGAYACPLMNDLNISPVPRDSMLQLQDNYRYPSFPPQGHPIMAAAQKSGFLGPMVEQHPEDTFTVTSL; from the exons ATGGGAGCTCCCTCGCCTGCCAGCCCATCGGCCTGGAAAACGGAGCCAGCCCGCCAGCCGAGTGGTTCCAGCGCGCCCAGGGCTCCGGGCTGCGCCAGCCCGACAGCGAGGCGGACGGCGGCGAGAGGAACTTCAAAGTGAATCTGCACTGCAAGCACTCGCGGCCAAG AGAACTCAAGTGTAACAGCCGGAGCAGCAAGGCCGAGG GTCCATGCATCGGCTTCCCCGACACCCATGTCAGCAACTGTTCCACCAAGAGGCACCCGGGGGAGGAGGAGTTCAGGATGCGCGTGAAGCCCCCAGGCCCAGTGGTGACGTCTGGTGCCATCCGCAGCTCATCTGACTACGTCCGCGAGCCCAAGTTTTACCAGGCAGGGCATCCTGGGCAGAGGCCGGCAGCGTGCCCGGCAGAGAAGGCCTTATCCTGCAGTGTGCTGAGCTTCCCTGAGGGTTCCTGCCCGGCGCTGGGCCGGGAGCACCAGTCCAGCTCGCTGCTCCATGGGGACCCGGCTGACAGGAGCCAGAGCCTCCACGCCCTTGGTCCCACCAAGGGAGAGGACTTCTCCTCGGCCAACGCTCTGGGCTGCGCCAGCGACCCCCGGATCCTGGTGGGGGGCCTGGATGAGACAGCCATCCACGACCGCGCCCCCAAGACCTTCTCCAATGCGACGTTGGCCTCCGGCCGCTGCAACGTCGACAACATCGTCTCGCTGCTGAAGAGCAAGTGCGGTAACGGGCGAATCAACCTCCACCCGGTGGTGCAGCTGATCGACATCATGAAGGACCTCAACCGGCTCTCCGAGGACCTGAAGAACAGCGGCGTCCACCTGGACTGCGGCAGCCTGCGGCTCACCAACCACCCGGCCCCCGGCGAGGAGAGCCGGACGCCGGCCAACACCGGGGACCGAGATCTCCAGTACAGCTTCTTCTCCTCGGCCACGCTGGCCAACAGCATTCGCAGCCCGGAGGAGAGGGTGGGACAGTGCAACGCCAAACCCGAGCCGCTCCGGCAGACTCACTCTGCCCTCTctgaggaggagatggaggggggcagggaaagtcCCCAACTGCCAGGATGCCAGAGCAGCGCTGCCCCGGCCTCGAAGCCACCCGGCAACCCAGACGAAGCCAGCTGCTCCGAGCCAGACACCACGGATTACTCTGAGCTGGCTGACGCAGATATACTGAGCGAACTGGCCTCGCTGGGCTGTCCAGGGGCCCAGTTGCTGGAGACTCAATCTCTGGAGCCCCAGCCCCAGTTGCTATCAGCCCAGGAGCTCGATTCCCAGTCCCAGTTACTAGATTCTCAATCTCTCGAGTCCCAGCCTCGGCTCCTAGATGCCCAGACTCTGGAGCCCCTGCCCGAGTCTCTGGAGCTGCAGAGTCTAGAGCCGCTGCCAGAGTCGCTGGGGCTCCAGTCTTTAGAGCCCTTGTCCGAGTCTCTGGAGCTCCAGTCTCTAGAGCCCTTGTCGGAGTCTCTGGAGCTCCAGGCCCTGGAGCCCCTGTCGGAGCCTCTGGGACTCCAGGGCCTGGACACTCTGCCCGAATCACTGGACCCGCAGCTCTTAGACTCCCAAGCCCAGCTGCTCGATCCCGAGGCCCAGTTACTGGACCCTCCGTCTCTAGGGCCCCTGCCCAAGTTGCTGGAGCCACAGCCCCAGCTCATGGTAGCCGAGCCCCTGGGGTCCCATGCGCTCCAGCCCCGCCTCGGTAGCTGCCGGCTGGGAGAGGTGATGAAGCGGGGCTCCTGCGCGGGGCGGggcgcggggcggggcggggacgACCACCGGAAATACGCACTGCGCAGAACAGACAAACCAAAGATGCTCGGTCGCCGGcggcgggcggggcggggccggaggGCGGAGGTGTCTGCCGAGAGCCGAGTCCTTCCCCTGGCCGTGCCAGCAGAGGTGGCGACGGGGCCGGCCGAGCCCAGCGTATCCATCCTGTTGGCAGCTCCCATCCCGGAGGCCGACGACGTCCAGAAGGCAGCCCTGCAGGCCAAGAAGGGCAAATGCCGCGGGGTGCGCAAGATGGTGGTGAAGATGGCCAAGATCCCCGTCTCCTTGGGGCGGAGGAACAAGACCACCTACAAGGTCTCCTCCCTCAGCAGCAACCTGAGCGTGGAGGGCAAGGAGCTGACGGCCCGCACGTCCATGGAGCCCACCCCGCTGCTGAAGATGAAAAACAATGGCCGCAATGTGGTGGTGGTCTTCCCCCCGGGGGAGATGCCCATCATCCTGAAGCGCAAACGGGGGCGGCCCCCCAAAAACCTGCTGCTGGGGCCAGGCAAGCCCAAGGAGCCCACCCCGGAGGTGAAGAAGAGGCGGAGGAGGAAGCAGAAACTGGCCTCGCCCCAGCCCTCCTACATCGCCGACACCAACGACAGCAAGGCCGACTACTCAGATGTGCTGGCCAAGTTGGCCTTCCTGAACcggcagagccagtgctcagggcgcTGCTCCCCACCACGCTGCTGGACCCCCAGTGAGCCCGAGTCCATCCACCAGGCCCCCGATACGCAGAGCATCTCCCACTTCCTGCACAGGGTGCAGGGCTTCCGCCGGCGCGGGGGCAAGGCGGGCGGCTTTGGCGGCCGGGGAGGGGGCCACGCCGCCCGCTCGTCCCGCTGTTCCTTCAGCGATTTCTTCGAGGGCATCGGGAAAAAGAAGAAGGCCCCCGCGGCCGTGCACGCCGACCCCGTCCACCCGCGCAAGAGGGGCCGGCCAGAGCCGGATCCCGTGGGGAAGCCCAAGCGGAAGAGGCGAGCTCGCAAGAACGGGGTTCTCTTTCCAGAGCAGAACCCCAGCCAGAACTTCAGTGACGGCACCTCGGAGTGGGCCGGGGACAAGGGGAGCCCATGGGCGCCCCACCACGGCCACCTCTCCAGCCAGGCGAGCAGGAATTGCAGCTACCAAGGGGCAGAGTCCCGGGCGTTCCACTCCTCGGCGCTGGAGTCCAGCTCTTCCAGCCGGGCCGGCTTCTTCACCGGGAGCAACCCATCCTCCCAGACGGAGGTCAACCAGGAGAGGCACAACCTCTTCACTGGCTACTTCCGCTCCCTGCTGGACTCGGACGACTCCTCAGACCTGCTGGACTTTGCCCTGTCGGCCTCGCGGTCCGAGTCACGGAAGTCCTCGGCCACCTACACAGCCCCACCCAACACCATGCCCAGCCAGCGGGGCCTGGCCTCCTACCCAGGCAGGAGCACCAAAGTCACGCCCCCTGCCGCCGCCACCACCGAGGCACCCTTCCACGCGGTCATGCCGAGCCGGCAGTCCTTCTCCCACAGCCGGGCAGCCGGCTACGGGGTCTCCCAGGCCGCCTCGGATTGCCGCGGGGCTGACGCTTTCCAGAAGCTGGTGCCGCCCTCGGCCGTCTCCAGGTCGCCCACCACTCACCCCACCGCCACCGCCAGCTACGCCCAGTACGGCAGCTACGGCTCGGGGCAGAGCGTGACGCCCTCCAGCGTGTTCCAGCCGGGAAAGCAGTACCCCGCTGCCCAAGACTGTCCCAACAACAAGGACTGCAGCTTCGCCTACGGCAGCGGGAACAGCCTCCCTTCGTCCCCCAGCAGCGCCCACAGCGCCGGCTACGCCCAGCAGACGGTGGGGCCTAGCTTGCCGCTCAGCAAGGCCTCCTTCTTCACCAGCTCCGAGCCGGGCCAGTTCTCCAGCTCCTCGCACACGCCCCTAAGGTGCGACAGCCGAGCCAGCACCGTGTCCCCCGGCGGCTACATGGTCCCCAAAGGTTCGGCTTCTTTCCAGCCCTCGTCCGAGAACTGCCGACAGTTCCCCAGCGCTGCCCAGTGGACTTTCCGACAAGGCTATGGTGGGCTGGACTGGAGCTCCGAGGCCTTCAGCCAGCTCTATAACCCGGGCTTCGAGTGCCACATCAATGAACCCAACGTCATCCTGGACATCTCCAACTACACCCCCCAGAAGGCCAAGCAGCAAACAGTCTCGGAGACCTTCTCTGAGTCCTCCTCCGACAGCACCCAGTTCAATCAGCCGGCCGGGTACAGGCGGGCCAACAGCGAGGCCTCGTCCAGCGAAGGCCAGTCCAGCCTGTCCAGCCTGGAGAAGCTCATGATGGACTGGAACGAGGCCTCCTCGGCCCCGGGTTACAACTGGAATCAGAGCGTCCTGTTCCAAAGCAGCTCCAAGCCCGGGCGGGGAAGGCGGAAGAAGGTGGACATGTTCGACGCCTCCCATCTgaacttctcctcctcttcctcctcctcctcggtgTATCCCTCCAAGAGAAGCACGGGGCCCAGGCAACCGCGGGGCTCCCGAGGGGCCTGCGCCTCCAAGAAGGAGCGGGGCACGGGGAAGGCCAAGTTCCCCACCAAAGCCCAGCAGGTCAACGCGCTGTTTCAAGAGAGCACGGACTTGGGGCTGGATTATTACAGCGGCgacagcagcatgtccccgctcccctcccagtcCCGGGGCTTCGGGCTCGGCGAGCGAGAGCCGGGCGACTACGCTGGGCCCTACTCCATGAACCCCTCCACCCCTTCCGACGGGACCTTCGTCCAAGGCTTTCAGAGCGATTCCCCCGGCCTGGGCCAGACGGACTTGGAGAGCAAACACTTCCCCGCCCTGCCGCACCAGCTGGCCGCCCCGGCCCAGCAGACTGTGTTCGAAGCCAGCTTGCAGAAAGTCTTCTCGCCCAACTGCTCCCCGACCCTGGCCTTCAAGGAGGACCTGCGGCCGAGCGACATCCGCAAGCTGCCGGCCTGCGAATCACTCAAGCACAGCATGCCGGGGAGCGGCCTGGCCCATCCCGCGCACATGGCCTGCCGAGACCTCCCCATGCCTCAGCCCCTCTACGACTCCCCCAGCTGCAAAAACCCCAGCTACTGGTACTCCCCCAACTCCAGCACCAGGAGCCCCCCCTACGAAAACAAACCCGGGGCCGGCCTGCTGGTGGACTTCATGGGGAGGGCTGACGCCACCTGCCTCAACCCTCACCTGAGCAACCCCTCCAAGGGCGAGAAGGAGCCCCTCGAGATGGCCAGGGCTCACCACCGGGGGGCGTACGCTTGCCCCTTGATGAATGACTTGAATATCTCCCCAGTACCGAGAGACTCTATGCTGCAGCTGCAGGACAACTACAGGTACCCGAGCTTCCCGCCCCAAGGGCATCCGATCATGGCCGCGGCCCAGAAGAGCGGGTTTTTGGGTCCAATGGTAGAGCAACACCCCGAGGACACTTTTACAGTCACCTCATTGTAG